The Pan paniscus chromosome 3, NHGRI_mPanPan1-v2.0_pri, whole genome shotgun sequence genome includes a window with the following:
- the TRIM75 gene encoding tripartite motif-containing protein 75, translating to MAVAAALTGLQAEAKCSICLDYLSDPVTIECGHNFCRSCIQQSWLDLQELFPCPVCRHQCQEGHFRSNTQLGRMIEIAKLLQSTKSNKRKQEETTLCEKHNQPLSVFCKEDLMVLCPLCTQPPDHQGHHVRPIEKAAIHYRKRFCSYIQPLKKQLADLQKLISTQSKKPLELREMVENQRQELSSEFEHLNQFLDREQQAVLSRLAEEEKDNQQKLSANITAFSNYSATLKSQLSKVVELSELSELELLSQIKIFYESENESSPSIFSIHLKRDGCSFPPQYSALQRIIKKFKVEIILDPETAHPNLIVSEDKKRVRFTKRKQKVPGFPKRFTVKPVVLGFPYFHSGRHFWEIEVGDKSEWAIGICKDSLPTKARRPSSAQQECWRIELQDDGYHAPGAFPTPLLLEVKARAIGIFLDYEMGEISFYNMAEKSHICTFTDTFTGPLRPYFYVGPDSQPLRICTGTVCE from the coding sequence ATGGCAGTGGCAGCAGCTCTGACCGGACTCCAAGCAGAAGCTAAGTGCTCCATCTGTCTGGATTACCTGAGTGACCCCGTCACCATCGAATGTGGGCACAACTTCTGTCGTTCCTGCATCCAACAGTCCTGGCTGGATCTACAGGAATTGTTCCCTTGCCCTGTCTGTCGTCACCAGTGTCAAGAGGGGCACTTCAGGAGCAACACTCAGCTGGGAAGGATGATTGAAATTGCCAAGCTACTCCAGAGCACCAAGAGTAATAAAAGGAAGCAGGAAGAGACCACCTTGTGCGAGAAACACAACCAGCCCCTGAGCGTTTTCTGCAAGGAGGACTTGATGGTGTTGTGTCCGCTGTGCACTCAGCCCCCTGACCACCAGGGCCACCATGTGAGGCCCATAGAGAAAGCTGCCATTCATTATAGGAAAAGATTCTGCAGTTACATCCAGCCCCTGAAAAAGCAATTGGCAGACCTCCAAAAATTAATAAGCACTCAAAGCAAAAAACCCTTAGAACTGAGAGAGATGGTGGAAAACCAAAGGCAGGAATTATCCTCTGAATTTGAGCACCTCAACCAGTTTTTGGACCGTGAGCAACAGGCAGTTCTCTCCAGATTAGCTGAAGAAGAGAAGGACAATCAACAGAAACTCAGTGCAAACATAACAGCATTTTCAAACTACAGTGCCACACTCAAAAGCCAGTTAAGTAAGGTAGTAGAGCTCAGTGAGCTGTCTGAACTGGAACTGCTGtcacaaattaaaattttctacgAATCTGAAAATGAGAGTAGCCCATCGATCTTTTCAATTCATTTAAAGAGAGATGGCTGCAGTTTTCCTCCCCAATATTCTGCTCTGCAgagaattataaagaaatttaaagtagaaataattctAGACCCTGAAACAGCACACCCTAACCTGATTGTATCTGAAGATAAAAAACGTGTGAGatttacaaagagaaaacaaaaggttCCTGGTTTCCCAAAAAGATTTACAGTCAAGCCAGTTGTTCTGGGTTTTCCGTATTTTCATTCTGGCAGGCATTTCTGGGAGATTGAAGTGGGGGATAAGTCAGAATGGGCTATTGGCATTTGCAAAGATTCTCTTCCCACAAAGGCGAGGAGACCCTCATCAGCCCAGCAGGAATGTTGGAGAATTGAGCTGCAAGATGATGGCTATCATGCACCAGGGGCTTTTCCAACCCCTCTGTTGTTAGAGGTGAAAGCCAGGGCCATTGGCATTTTCCTGGACTATGAGATGGGTGAGATCTCATTCTATAACATGGCTGAGAAATCTCACATCTGTACTTTCACTGACACTTTTACTGGGCCTCTTCGGCCTTATTTCTATGTAGGACCAGATTCACAACCTCTCAGAATCTGTACAGGGACAGTTTGTGAATGA